A part of Doryrhamphus excisus isolate RoL2022-K1 chromosome 8, RoL_Dexc_1.0, whole genome shotgun sequence genomic DNA contains:
- the LOC131134161 gene encoding protein FAM181B yields the protein MAVQTAIMNPQFMNFCFLGSTMEYDVEKSPDGGLLGEVETEEDYRETTRELLSFMDSASSNIKLALDKPVKSKRKVNHRKYLQKQIKRCTGIISPGQDTMGKGQGSSSPQAVQPAALQSKTLPKRDGVQASLQSRSLAALFSPTKDARGEKAKKPPLRHRNLPPSFFTEPANCSRMSPVSGMSLRDLERSNPEAADFFELLGPDYSNMAGEQELYPPVRGQTDIGGMDVTAHDAHHWVGGLLYPDPWTSCSPPLTRKLPESLRASPAAQPALYCHPEAAPASAEENALCSLAFSNFFTDCSIPHVSYDSYSSL from the coding sequence ATGGCCGTTCAGACCGCCATCATGAACCCCCAGTTCATGAATTTCTGCTTCCTGGGCTCCACCATGGAGTATGACGTGGAGAAGAGTCCGGACGGGGGTCTCCTGGGCGAGGTGGAGACGGAGGAGGACTACAGGGAGACCACCAGGGAGCTGCTGAGCTTCATGGACTCGGCCTCCAGCAACATCAAGCTGGCTCTGGACAAGCCGGTCAAGTCCAAGAGGAAAGTCAACCATCGCAAGTACCTGCAGAAGCAGATCAAGAGGTGCACCGGGATCATCTCTCCAGGGCAGGACACCATGGGGAAGGGCCAAGGTTCCTCCAGTCCTCAAGCGGTTCAGCCCGCCGCCCTGCAGAGTAAAACACTCCCCAAGCGTGACGGCGTCCAGGCCAGCTTGCAGAGCCGCAGCCTGGCCGCCCTCTTCAGCCCAACCAAGGATGCCCGGGGGGAAAAGGCCAAGAAGCCCCCGTTGCGGCACCGCAACCTGCCCCCCTCCTTCTTCACTGAGCCGGCCAACTGCTCCAGAATGTCCCCCGTCTCGGGAATGTCGCTGAGGGACTTGGAGCGCTCCAACCCTGAGGCGGCGGACTTCTTTGAGCTGCTGGGACCCGACTACAGCAACATGGCGGGCGAGCAGGAACTCTACCCGCCCGTACGGGGGCAGACGGACATAGGGGGGATGGACGTCACCGCCCACGATGCCCACCACTGGGTCGGGGGTCTGTTGTACCCGGACCCGTGGACTAGCTGCTCGCCGCCACTCACCAGGAAGCTTCCGGAGAGCCTGCGGGCCAGCCCCGCCGCCCAGCCTGCGCTCTACTGCCATCCGGAGGCCGCCCCCGCCTCCGCGGAGGAGAACGCGCTGTGCTCGCTGGCCTTCTCCAACTTCTTCACGGACTGCTCCATACCTCATGTCAGCTACGATAGCTATTCATCTCTATGA